The DNA segment TATACATACATATTTtgtaaaagttaaattttagaCTAAAGAAAAACTTGAAGTATTTTTTTGACATCGTCACACCAGTGCAAAAATGCTTATTTACAACAACTATTATACAACGTTTCATTATTGAACATTGTCTATCAAAATGCGGtaacattttttcaaattaaaacagGTAAATAGACAGCGGTTGTAAGACGAACCGTTGTCTATTTAAATCACATAAGGGATAGACAACGGTTCTAACCCAACAACtgttcatcttattttcttcaattcTTCCATTGGTTCATTATTTAAGGTTCTTGTTCATTGCTCCACCATCACACTCTGCTTTCCCTCCATCACTGTCGCCATTGCCCTTCATCGCTGCCCTCTACCGCCAACGCTGCCATCACCTTAAGgttggtgctgttttttttttcctatatgTGACTTATAGACTATGGTTTTAGAACTGTCATTTATACCTCAATAGAATAGATTACATGCTGATAGACAACAGTTTCGAAATCATTGTCTAATTGCTAAAAGAACCACTGTTTTTGACCTTTTTTACACtagtttcaaaatataaatttataatagtaGAATATAAGTATTCATTTTGATAATTGTGAATACTATGTTTACATATCATTAGTTTTTTCTtatgtttataattaataattacatatatatatatatatttattgtaaagGTTAAATTTTGAACTATAGTAATAATTAcatctatttattttttctatcaaacATATGATAAATTCCAGTATCAATTACATTCAATAACCTTTATTTCCACTTTGTGATTCACGATTAACGAGTATTTGTACTCAAcctattttaaattgattattaTATAAACAAGTTTAAGTGTCAATTGAGGACATTAGCCTTTTTCTACTAATAAAAAATGGTACTTGTTTTAGTGAACAAGTATTATTAGACATCTTTTTAACGTTGTTACTTTATTCCTCTGGAGAGTCGGAAAATTTGTTTGCCATTTAAGtatattcatattttgaatttgattttttgtGTGGAGGAAGGACAAATATTTAAcattagaattttttaaaagagttcGATGTTGAATGAAACGGGTAAACACTCTCCGtcgtatttaaaattttatagttttataaatgaaatttttttttaatgtaatctATCTAAAGTTATGTTTTAATTGGATATAAAACTCATTCTGAAATATGTTCATCTTATTTGTTTTTAAGATCAGGTTAATTAAGTTGAATTTAGAAGGGAGAATTAATGGACACCATTTTTGATTTTGTGGCtgatattttaaaagatttggTGTGTGGGGCTATCAATGAGTTACATTACTCCTTTTGCTTTAATGGTTTTGTTAAAGAgcttgaaaaagaagaagataagTTTATCGAAACAAGAAAGAGTGTCGAAGATCGTGTCACACATGCTCGAAAACAAACCTTAAAGACTGCCGAAGTTATGGACAAGTGGGTGAAGAATACTAAGATTGATGCAGAAGAAGTGAATCACTTGCTCAAAGAGGCAAAAACCAAAAAAAGTTGTTGTTTAGGGTACTGTCCAAATTGGATTTGGCGATACCGTTTACGGAAGAAGTTGGCAAATAAAAAAATGGACCTTCAAAATATCATTCAAGAAGGTAAACAATATATACAGCTTGAACGCATTGCTTCAATTCCTTCAAATACTCTTGATATTCTCACAGAAAAATGTATGAATTTTGATAGTAGAAAAAATGCTTCTGATCAACTAATGGAAGCACTGAAAGATGATGGAGTTGCCATGATTGGATTGTATGGGATGGGGGGTTGTGGTAAAACCACATTAGCAATGGAAATTAAGAAGATGGCAGAAGATGAACATCTTTTtgacaaaattatttttgtgcCTGTGTCTAGTATAGTAGAAGTTCCAAGGATTCAAGAAAGAATTGCAAGTTCATTGCAGTATGAATttccagaaaatgaagaaatgGAGAGAGCCCAACGCTTGTGCATGAGATTAACCTAAGAAAAAACAATTCTTATGATTCTAGATGATGTGTGGGAGAAGCTTGATTTTGGTCGCATAGGGATTCCCTCCTCTGAACACCATAAAGGTTGCAAGATTCTCATTACCACTAGATCGGAAGAAGTTTGTACTTCAATGGATTGtcaaagaaaaatttatttgcCAATCTTAACTGATGTAGAAGCATGGAGTCTGTTCCAAAACAAAGCAAATATATCTGAAGACACCCCTAAACCCATCAAGCATTTAGCAAAAGCAATTTCAAATGAATGTAAAGGATTGCCTGTTGCCATTGCAACTGTTGCTAGTAGCTTAAAGGCCAAAGAAGAAGTGATATGGAGTGTTGCGTTGAATAGATTGAGAAGTTCTAAGCCAATCAATATTGAAAAAGGTTTGCAAGATCCCTATAAGTGTTTACAGTTGAGTTATGATAATCTAGATACGAAAGAAGCTAAATCACTATTCTTGTTGTGTTCTGTATTCCCTGAAGATTATGAAATTCCAATTGAATGTTTAATAAGATGTGCAATAGGATTAGGTTTGGCTGGAGAAGTTAACTCATATGAAAATGCAAGGAGTGAAGTGATGGCAGCCAAAATTAAGCTTGTAAGTTCTTGTCTGATACTGGATGTTGATAATGAAAGTGTCAAAATGCATGACTTGGTTCGCGATGTAGCCCAATGGAtagcaaagaatgagaataaCATCATCAAGTGTGAAACAGAAAAGGATGTAAGTTTGGAGCAAAGTTCAATAAGATATCTATGGTGTGTGAAATTTCCAAATGATATGGATTGTTCCAATCTTGAGTTTTTGCACATACGAACAAAACTGGAAGTATCTGATGGAATTTTTGAAAGAATGGGAAAGCTTAGAGTTTTGATTATTACTAATCCAGAAGAATACGACAGATTGTGGTTGTCGACAAGGTCTTTCAAAACATTAATAAATCTTCGTTGTCTAGTCCTTCAATATTGCAAGTTGAGCGACATCTCATTTGTAAGATATATGAAGAAACTTCAAAGTCTTTCATTGCATGGTTGTTCATGGCCTCCATTAATTGATATGCAAACTGATGTTGCATTTACACAACTTAAAAACTTGAAACTGTTAGAGTTCAATCGTTGTGACATTGAGATAAAGAATCTTGAAGAGATCAAAAGAATCCCACTTTTAGAAGAATTGTATATCATTCAAACAGAATCGAAGTACAATGATAGAAAGTTCATTGCATGCGTTAACTTGTTTAGTTTTGTCCAAACACTACAAAGGTGTGGAATTGTATTAGGACAAGATTTTTCTCCTGTTGATATACCATCAAAAATTTTCTCTTGCCAAAGAACTATACGGATTAATTGTTTTAACATATCAAATGAGGGTATTAAAGGTTTGGCAAAAGAAGCAAAGGAGCTCTTTGTAGGAAATATTGAAGGAGGTGTAAAAAATATGATGCCTGGTATATTTGAAATTGAAGGGGGTATAAATGAGTTGAATAAGTTGAGGATAATGAATTCTGAAGAGATAGAGTATTTGGTTGAAACTAGCAATGATTTGAGGAAGGTGAGAAATATCTTCTCCAAGTTGCAATACCTGAAAATCGAGAAGATGAAACATCTAAGAGCTTTATGGCATGGTTGTGTACTTGGAAATGAGTCTTTTGAAAAATTAGAGAAACTGTATTTAACAAATTGTCCAGAGTTGACATCTCTCTTCACATATGTCATTACTAGAGGGGACTATGTAGTTGGGCATTTCTTGCAATccaaaatttttcaaaatcttaaagaAGTAGAGATAGAAGATTGTGGGAAATTAAGTCATGTATTCTCAGCGAGTATCATAGGAGACCTATCTCAATTGAAAAAGCTTTCTATAAAAAGATGTGATATGCTAGAACAAATAATTGGGGATGTTGTtcatgaaaaagaagaaaaagatgaaattatTGAGGAAGATAAGCATCCACATTTTGAATCTAACCACTTCAAAACCCCTTCAATTCCATCACCAACCACTGTGAACAGTAGTAACACaggtatttttcttttttcatttacaTCTCGTAACCATCTTTAACTCACAAttctacatttttattattttttgcatATTCAATCAAATTTATGCtgatagaattaaataaataattatttaaaagatactacagtaaaaaattatgtatatatttttaccACGCAAAAAAAGTCTTGGATAACTTTTCTCAATATCAAATATTTAACAATAGCcctttataattttaattttatctgtTTTTCCCTTAAGCTATTAACAAATTGAAACTGGCTCCATTCCTAAAGACAGAATCTAGATTTTTGTTTGAAATTTAACCAATAAGTGTGTTTCCTATCTtatgaagttatttttttaaagtaattggTTAGTTAAAATTTGTGAGATGCGTTTTGGGtttatttacattaaaattGTGAATATATTGtcatatatgaaaaatataactAGATTTATTGTTAAAAcattatatatgaaaaataagagacatgtattttaattttaattttttcatataaaattatgaattatttacTCATTTCATCTTTGTtgttacaaaattttatattttagtgtatataattaagataatttccttttagtccctaaaatactaaacattttttatttcttttagtttttatatatattattgaatgaataaaataaactaaaaatagtatctctatagattaaaaaatatacaagtttAGAACATAGGAACTAAAATtaagatgaagatgaagctttcatcattatcattttttttttatgtttgggTTTATGGTTTTAGTCCCTGGAGAtcaatattttgaaaacaagaatatAAGATGTAGACATAAAgatttatatatttaactttaatatttttttatttataattgtttttcagGATCATTTATTCTATGTAACCTTGTAATTCTTGAAATATATTCATGTCCAATGTTGGGGTCATGTTTGAGACATCTGTAGCTAAAACCTTGACTTCATTAAGAAAATTGATCATAGAAGATTGTCATGGTTTGAAGCATATAATAACTAAGGCAAGAgtaaaaagaaatcaaaaggAAAACAAGGTTGAAGATGGTCATGATTTCCAAAGTGATCTTTCAATGTTTCAAAATTTGGAAGAGGTAGATATTAACAAATGTGATTTATTGCAACATATATTCCCAGAGTCTTTTGTTGGAGGCATGGTGAAATTGAATGAAACAAGAAATGAAGAAAGTTCTAATTCAAAAGACAACACATGTTATCAACCACAAAAAAGTACCCAAACTGAGCTTCCTTCTTTACAAAAACTCATACTTGATTATCTCCCCAACTACATAATCCCATATAGTTATTATGTAAGATGTCCATCTTTGGAAACACTATCATTGAGTGTGGGAAGATATGTTGAATTTTTCACTGTAAATTCTTCATCAAATACTTCACAAATGATACACCCGGATTATATTAAAATCAAGGTATGATTAACTGTCACTCATTTTGCCTCTCTCTCTTTgtttagttaaaaataaatttcaattccttttttgaaatttcagttttcaaaaagaatatattaaaaatcaatCACTTAAATAATTAAAGACACATTGTGTGAATTGCAGATATCTAGCTCTGATTCTCTTCACTTGTTTAAAAGTGCTGAATATCTTTCAGAGCAACCACAAGGTCTGAATTTTCTCATCATGCATAATATTTGAGTAATTAATCTAAAAGGTTTTGATAATGCAAAATACCTTTTTGATTTGTCTATTGCTTCATTATTCATGTTGCGAAATTTGCGTATTGAGAATTGTCCTAAACTTCTGCACATAATAGACATTGGTGATGAATATGAGAGTAAGAATTTGGATGCTATCTTTCCAAACTTAAGATCTCTTTCTGTGTACAATTGTGAGCAATTGAAATATATGATTGGTCAATGCCCTCttgataataaaaatgataaggAGATTCATCTTCATTTTCCAACATTGGAAAAACTCTATCTTCGTAAGCTACCAAACATTATTAGTATTTGTGCTACCAACTTTCTGTCCATGGCATGGCCCTCTTtgaacatatttgagtgctctAGATGCTCCAAACTTGTTAATAATAGCCCAAGTCGCAAGGTTGTCCTTATTCTTTTAACTATTAGTTATTAGTTCTTTTTTGTTTCCTATGTGGAATCtctttttttacattttctattAGTGTCTTGCAGGATACAATATgggttcaaaatcattttctcACCGTGCAAACTCTATGCATGAACAATGTCAAAGTAGAAGTTATTTTTTGTCTCAATGGGTATCGGATGATGGGTCAACAAGTGAATTTAAAGCTAGaagatttaaaattgaaaaatctaCCTCAAATGACTAATATTTGGGAGGCTACCAAGAACACATTTACCCTCCAACATCTCACGTTATTAGAAATAATGAGATGTGAAAAATTGGAAGTAATATTTCCTCAATCTATGCTGAGATGCCTACCAGAATTGAATAGACTAGAGGTAAGAAAATGCAAGGAATTAAGGCAAATTATTGAAGAGGATTTGGAGGATAAAAAATTGTTCAATCCCCTTTCTCCACAACCATGCTTCCCGAAACTTACAAGATTGATTGTTGAAAAATGCCACAAGATGAAATATTTGACCTCTGTATCTGCATCTAATGATTTTCCCAACTTGGACTTTCTAATCATTAATGGAGCCACTGAACTACTACAATTGAATGAGACAAGAAAGATCGAAGTTGAACTTCCAAAACTAAAACTTGTTATATTAATGCATCTTCCAAAGTTTTGCCAAGAGACTCAATTTTTAAATGTGGAGCATCGCATTGTCTGCAATTGTCCAAAACTCTCTTTGACTTCAACAACTACTCTTCAGGAGATACAACAAAATATTGAAGGTTACAATGAAACTTTTATACATAAAATACTCATGGTCATTTTGCTAAATGTGTTCAAATGCAGTTATGAAATCTGAACTCTTCACCTAACATTTTTAATTGTTCATGTAATTAGAGCATAACTACATTTCAAATAACTCCCTCAAGTACCAAATGATTTATGTTTCTTCGTTCCACTTAAAGAAAATATGACCAAATTAAGTATTTCATTCAAATTTCAAACCAAACACTTGTACAAAAATAATGACTAGTATTTTTAATTgtctactaattattttattttttatttaaattttttcggTTCTGACAATATAATATGATCGTTCATGGAATGTTGATGTCGTGCtatttttttatccttcttgtgtttCATGGTTAAATGAAGTCCTTGACTATGCACTTTTGTCACAGGTTCGAAAAAGGATTACTTTTTTCATGATAGGTGGCGGGTTTGGTTTACGATTAATAGGTTAATGAAAAACTCTGAGTTGCCTTCATCACAGGTCAGAATCAGGCAACCTATCCAAGTTAACCTAGTGAAATGATCATAATAATAATGACATTAAACTATAGTATACACCACCAATTGCTtcattaaaatttgataaacttcatcacaattttttctttatttgttatGAGACTAATTCATTAactaaaaaacaatatttttatttatgattcaTTAATTGCTAAATAATTCACAAAAAAATGAATGGTTAATATCTACTAAAAAtacatatgaaaataaataattcaagaGGTTATCCGTCACAGAAAGTACTGACTTTCTCCTCCAATTCAAACATAAGAAGTCAATGACCATTATTTGCTCCCTTTCAAAGGGATTTTACGTGATATGTGTATtgtcattttgtttttataaaaagaatgaaattatgCTACGAAATTGTGCCATTTAGGATTTCCATAGaatatttaaaaagttttaaaagaagGAATTAcatcaaaaaaacaaaaaaaaaatacaatgatACTCACTATCTCAACTCTTTTAGGATCAATTAGCTTATAATTAGGGTTATCAGTTATTTTTTTAGCATAAATCATATCCATTTTTAAGTGTTGTGTTCAATTGTCCTTTTGAACATAGTTCTACTTgtttacaattaattattttcaccTTGAACAGGATTATATGCCAAAAAACACTTTCCCACTTCAAATGAACCAAGAAGATCCACCTACATCTGAAAATAAACCATGTTCTTCACAAGTCAATGATAACAATCAATCTATGTTGGGAAACACGGATGATAAGTTAcatgaagataaaaaaattgaaaccagAACACTTGTATCTGAAAATAGACATAAAAAGTGAAAAGAAATCAGACATACAAGTGATGGAGCAAAATTTTCCAGACACTTCTTCTCCAAACATGATTgaggtatttatatattttattttaatcttctaaaaaattatacattagtAAACTActgatgaaaaaaattaaaataaccaCAACATAACACCAACTTATATTTTTGAGGTCAAAACCAGCCAACCTATTCAAGTTAACCTGGTGAAATGATCATAATAATAATGTCATTAAactagaatatatatatatatatatatatatatataccaccAATTGCTTCATTAAAATTTTCCAAACTTcatctcaatttttttctttatttcttatgATACTCAAttcattaattgaaaaataatcttTTCATTTATAATTCATTACTTGCTAAATAATTCACAAGAAAAATAATGGTTAAAATATGCTACAAAAactcaagaaaataaattattccaAAAGTTATCACTAACACAAAGTACTCACGTTGACGTTCTATTCTAATTCAAACATAAGAAGTCAATGATCATTCTTTGTTCCCTTTCAAAGGGCTTTTACGTTGATATATGtattttcattttgtctttATATGACAAAAATGAAAGCCTGCTACGAAATTGTGCAACTTTGGATTTTCATAGAATATTAAGAGAGATGTAAAAGAAGGAATTGCATCTGAAAATTAAATGATAGTCACTATCTCAACTGTTTTAGAATCAATTAGCTTATAATTAGgcttttaagttatttttcaGCATAAATCATATGCATGTTTAAGTGTTGTGTAAAATTGTTCTTTTAAACATAGTTCTACTTgtttacaattaattattttcagtTTGAAGAAGATTATATGCCAAAAAACACTTCTCCACTTCAAATGAACCAAGAAGATTCACCTATATCTGAAGATAAACCATGTTCTTCACAAGTCAATGATAATAATCAATCTATGTTGGGAAGCACAACTGAAATGTTAcatgaagataaaaaaattgaaaccaaAACACTTGTATCTAAAACAAAAGAGTTAAACAAAATAGACAAAAAAAGTGAAAAGATATCAGACATACAAGCAATGAAGCAAAATTTGCCCGTCACTTCTTCTCCAAACATGATTgaggtatttatatattttattttaatcttctaaaaaaatatacattagtAAACTACATGAtggaagaaattaaaataaccaCAACATAACACCAACTTATGTTTTTGAGGTGAGAAGCCCATCTCAAACTTGTATGGTAACTCTCTTGCATAAAATACATTtgcttataaatttaaaaattactagGATTGTAAACAGATTTCCTGCTATAAACACTGATTTTTGTTGTGCTTGTTCAATATTTCAAACAAAAGTTGGAGCACAAAGAATCAAACAAAGAAACAAGTTTTCCACACCAACATGCACACGGAGATATAACGGTAACCACTAAAATTGCTCAAATTATTGTTTTACTAACACATGATGTACGTTATGAAACAATTGCTTTTCAAAGCTATGAATTTAAAGATACGCAAACATTTCTTTTCCATTCGTGATGCATAGAATATTGAGGAAATAAGAAGACAAAAGACCGAAGATAGACCTCAATCAGACGAAGTTGTTACTAAAACTTTGTCGGATGGTGTAGATAACATTAGCTTGAGTAGAGATGTTACAATTCACAAGTCAAGTAGTGCATATATACTTCCACAAGATTCCCAGGTTGTTAAACAAGATGATAAGATGAATGAAGACGAGGCAGGAATAACAccatataaaaatatcaaaatccaAGATGAGGTGAACATGTTGGATAAAACAGAGGGAATAGGAATTGTTTCTGATAATGGAGTTGAGGTTACTCCAGGTATGGCTCTTTTCTTctctatttttcatattttatttttatgtcaCCTACTTCTCAAACTTTTTACAACTTATACAGTTACTCGTACAAGATTGGAAGAGTATAAACACTTTGTTGATCTCGATGATTCACAAATTTCTCTGCTAGTGGAGGCAATAACAGCATATCCTCATCTTTGGAATGCTTGTGAGAAGTTTAGGGATCGCTTCCAAGCATGGATGTTGAAAACATTGGCAGATATGTTGTTGTTTCTTCGAAGTGAAAGCATTGATAGTGTTAATCCTCATAAAGAAAAGGAGTTCCATAAACTATGTGATGAAGTTATTCAACTTGGATTTGAGAGGTTGTGGGTTGATGATATGCGCCAACGTGTTGTGGCAAGGAATCCTAAGTtggaccatgcaaaggcacgGATTGGTGAGCTTATTAAGACACACGACCATTTAACTCAACAATTAGATAACATAAAGAAAGAACTTAGGAGTCTTAATGACTTTGTTGATGCTCAAACAAAATATTTCGACTTTTTGTGATACGGAAGTCGCAGACAAACacttttctatttcttcttaCAAATACATTTGGCATTATTTGTGATTCTTCTAAAAATGAGTGTCACTTTCTCAATGTGATGTTATTTTCTGAATGTAATGTTATTTGAGCTGGTAGAGCAAGATGTTTAAGTTTATTATACTTCATTTACCGTAGACATTATATCGTTTTTTGAATTTCTTCAAGCATGGTTTGATGTCTAATTTCTCCCTTATCTTTTATCTATTTGCTTGAAACAAGAAACAGTTcaattctttctttaatttatgaaaCATTAAACCAGGTCAATTCTTGAATTAACTTAAACTTTGTTCTACCAAAAAACGTATGTTAGCATCCGTTAAATATTGAGAATGCCTCCAAAATTACAGATTTTTTCCATCTTCGGAGACTCCCTATTAATTGCCAACGAGTAGGCATGTTcgaaacatttttttatcattcaaGTTCAACATCTTCATAAACTACACATTTGCAATTGTCCAAAATAAAAAACCACATTTCTCTTTAGAATGCTACCCCTCAGTTGTGAGGTATTGCAGCAAATCAGTGGAGATGTAGAACATAAAAATGCCTCAAATTTTCATTACCAGACAGCAAAAGTTAACTCTTGTGACCCTCTGCAACTGCAACAACTCGAAACATCAGTTGTTTATCTTCATTTCCCATGCATTTCCAGAAATAGAGCATCTGATCCTAAATCAAAACTCTAGTCTAGTACAAGCGTTCGAAGGAGTGAGAAAGAGGTCGATACATGTTCTTGTGCAAAATTTTCCCAAGTTCTCACTAACTTTAACAACTATTTGGAAAGTGTAAGCCTCTATTGTCATGCTAGATGATTGATTAAGAAAATTCTCAATCCGTAAAAAACTTGTTC comes from the Phaseolus vulgaris cultivar G19833 chromosome 8, P. vulgaris v2.0, whole genome shotgun sequence genome and includes:
- the LOC137825456 gene encoding uncharacterized protein is translated as MILDDVWEKLDFGRIGIPSSEHHKGCKILITTRSEEVCTSMDCQRKIYLPILTDVEAWSLFQNKANISEDTPKPIKHLAKAISNECKGLPVAIATVASSLKAKEEVIWSVALNRLRSSKPINIEKGLQDPYKCLQLSYDNLDTKEAKSLFLLCSVFPEDYEIPIECLIRCAIGLGLAGEVNSYENARSEVMAAKIKLVSSCLILDVDNESVKMHDLVRDVAQWIAKNENNIIKCETEKDVSLEQSSIRYLWCVKFPNDMDCSNLEFLHIRTKLEVSDGIFERMGKLRVLIITNPEEYDRLWLSTRSFKTLINLRCLVLQYCKLSDISFVRYMKKLQSLSLHGCSWPPLIDMQTDVAFTQLKNLKLLEFNRCDIEIKNLEEIKRIPLLEELYIIQTESKYNDRKFIACVNLFSFVQTLQRCGIVLGQDFSPVDIPSKIFSCQRTIRINCFNISNEGIKGLAKEAKELFVGNIEGGVKNMMPGIFEIEGGINELNKLRIMNSEEIEYLVETSNDLRKVRNIFSKLQYLKIEKMKHLRALWHGCVLGNESFEKLEKLYLTNCPELTSLFTYVITRGDYVVGHFLQSKIFQNLKEVEIEDCGKLSHVFSASIIGDLSQLKKLSIKRCDMLEQIIGDVVHEKEEKDEIIEEDKHPHFESNHFKTPSIPSPTTVNSSNTAKTLTSLRKLIIEDCHGLKHIITKARVKRNQKENKVEDGHDFQSDLSMFQNLEEVDINKCDLLQHIFPESFVGGMVKLNETRNEESSNSKDNTCYQPQKSTQTELPSLQKLILDYLPNYIIPYSYYVRCPSLETLSLSVGRYVEFFTVNSSSNTSQMIHPDYIKIKISSSDSLHLFKSAEYLSEQPQGFDNAKYLFDLSIASLFMLRNLRIENCPKLLHIIDIGDEYESKNLDAIFPNLRSLSVYNCEQLKYMIGQCPLDNKNDKEIHLHFPTLEKLYLRKLPNIISICATNFLSMAWPSLNIFECSRCSKLVNNSPSRKDTIWVQNHFLTVQTLCMNNVKVEVIFCLNGYRMMGQQVNLKLEDLKLKNLPQMTNIWEATKNTFTLQHLTLLEIMRCEKLEVIFPQSMLRCLPELNRLEVRKCKELRQIIEEDLEDKKLFNPLSPQPCFPKLTRLIVEKCHKMKYLTSVSASNDFPNLDFLIINGATELLQLNETRKIEVELPKLKLVILMHLPKFCQETQFLNVEHRIVCNCPKLSLTSTTTLQEIQQNIEGSKKDYFFHDRWRVWFTINRLMKNSELPSSQDYMPKNTFPLQMNQEDPPTSENKPCSSQVNDNNQSMLGNTDDKLHEDKKIETRTLVSENRHKK
- the LOC137825969 gene encoding uncharacterized protein gives rise to the protein MNEDEAGITPYKNIKIQDEVNMLDKTEGIGIVSDNGVEVTPVTRTRLEEYKHFVDLDDSQISLLVEAITAYPHLWNACEKFRDRFQAWMLKTLADMLLFLRSESIDSVNPHKEKEFHKLCDEVIQLGFERLWVDDMRQRVVARNPKLDHAKARIGELIKTHDHLTQQLDNIKKELRSLNDFVDAQTKYFDFL
- the LOC137825455 gene encoding putative disease resistance protein At5g05400: MDTIFDFVADILKDLVCGAINELHYSFCFNGFVKELEKEEDKFIETRKSVEDRVTHARKQTLKTAEVMDKWVKNTKIDAEEVNHLLKEAKTKKSCCLGYCPNWIWRYRLRKKLANKKMDLQNIIQEGKQYIQLERIASIPSNTLDILTEKCMNFDSRKNASDQLMEALKDDGVAMIGLYGMGGCGKTTLAMEIKKMAEDEHLFDKIIFVPVSSIVEVPRIQERIASSLQYEFPENEEMERAQRLCMRLT